The Mycolicibacterium cosmeticum sequence CGTCGGGCCCGGCCTAGCTTCGGCTAGGTCGTCAGGCCGCCGCGTCGTCGGCGAAACCCGGAACCAGTTCTGTGGCAATCGCTTTCACCGGAACATGAGCGTCGAGCTGACAGCAGATGGCGATCGTCGACGCGATCACCCGCAGCGGGATGGCCAGCTGCGCCGGTAGGTCGAGCTGGCGGGCCATCTTGATCTGGGCCACCGAGTTGTCCATCTGACCGGCGGCCATCTTCTGCAGCCAGCGACGGTTGTAGTGGAAGACGTCGACCTCGATGGGCTGGACGTACTGGCGCAGCATGTCGTCGACCTCCTGGGCCGAGACCTGTTGGCCCTTCTGGATGAAACCGGCCGCTTCCATGGCCGGCAGCGCCTCGTCGTAGTTCTTGTCCCGCGCCAGCCGGATCGTGGTGCCCAGCGCCACCGGGAAACCACCCGGCAGCGGTGCCACCGCGCCGAAGTCGATGACGCCCATCCGGCCGTCGGGCAGCAGCATGAAATTTCCGGGATGCGCGTCGCCGTGCATCATCTCCAGCCGCTTGGGCGCACCGAAGGTCAGTTCGGTCAGCCGGGTGCCCATCAGGTCGCGCTGCTCGGGTGTGCCCTCGCGGATGATCACCGACATCGGGATGCCGTCCATCCATTCGGCGATCACCACCTTCGGCGCGCTGGCCACGATGTGCGGCACCGCGAAATGCGGGTCGTTCTCGTAGGCCTTGGCGAAGGCGCGCTGGTTGTCGGCCTCGAGCCGGTAATCCAGTTCCATCTCGGTGCGCTGGATCAGCTCGTCCACCACGCCCTGCACGTCGGCGCCGGGGGCCAACTGCTTGAACACGCCGACCAGCCGCTGGATGGTCTTGAGGTCGGCGCGCAGGGCCTCGTCGGCGCCCGGGTACTGGATCTTGACCGCAACCTCGCGGCCGTCGGACCAGATCGCCTTGTGCACCTGCCCGATGCTGGCCGAGGCCACCGGGGTGTCGTCGAACGAGGCGAACCGGTCCCGCCACTTGGTGCCCAGCTGCGCGTCCAGGACGCGGTGCACCTTGGCCGCCGGCAACGGGGGCGCCTCGCGCTGCAGCTTGGTCAGCGCCTCGCGGTAGGGCTTGCCGTACTGCTCGGGGATGGCGGCTTCCATCACCGACAGCGCCTGGCCGACCTTCATCGCGCCGCCCTTGAGCTCACCGAGCACGGTGAACAACTGCTGGGCCGCCTTGTCCATCAGCTCGGCGGTGACCTCGTCCTTGGACTTGCCGGTCAGGCGCTTACCGATCCCGAGCGCCGCCCGGCCGGCGAATCCGACCGGCAGGGTCGCGAGCTTGGCGTTGCGCGCGACGCTTCCACGCTTGATATCAGCCACGTGTCCATCATCCACGACGTTGCTGAGTAGGTCAGCAGGGACAACCCGGATGCCGGGACCAGCGCCGCGCCAGCACCGAGCCGCTGCCGACGTCGAACTCCAGGGTGGTGTCCAGCGTCATCGGCGGTTCCGGGGCGTCCAGTGCGTCGCTCTCGCCGGAGCGCATGGCACTGACCACCCGGTCCACCTGATTCAGCGCCAGCGCGGCCGTGCCCATCAGGGTGGCGCGATCGGCGGCGCCGACGGTGTGCCGCAACTGGGCGGCGACCGCCGGCCAGGCGGCGTCCCGGTCCCGGCGGTGCCGGTCGGCGCAGGCCAGGCACGACGTCACACCGGGGATCACCAGCGGTCCCACCAGCCCCGTACCGTCGCGGATCCGCACCGGCAGGTGCGGCAGCGCGGCCGCATGCAGATCGCGCACCACCCGCGGATCGGCGACCAGGGCATCGGTGAGCAGCACCAGGTCGGCGTGATCGGTGCTCACGACGGCATGCGGCCGGCTGCTCTGGGTGACGCGGTTGCCCGAGCATCTCAGCGCACCGGTCAGCAGGTCCGACAGCGGCCCACGACCGTGGATGCGGATGGTCACCGTCCGTGCCGCGGGGCGGCCGGCGGTCAGCACGCCCGCCTGGCGCAGCGCATCGAGCAGATCGCTCAGGGCGGACTCCGGCACTCCCAGCCTGGCGGCCCGCTCCGACAGTTCGGCCCTGGTGACCGCGGCCTGCATACCGCGCAGCAGGGTGGCCAGCGCAGCGGCGCCGATACCGGCCGGGGGATGCACCACCACGGCGCGGCGCGGATCCCAGCCCACCTGCACGGTGTCATCCGGGCGCAGCAGCACCGGCATCGACGGGTTGAGCAGATAGCGCCTCATGCACCGACTGTGCCACGGTCGGGCGGGCGCCCGTTTCAGTTATCCACAGGCCCGTCGGAGCCGGGCTCCCCGTCGTCTTCGAGCTCGGCCAGCGCCTGGTCGATGCCGGAGGTGTCGCCGCCGATGGCCCGGTCGATGAACGCGGCCGGCTCGTCGAGGTCGTCCGCGCCGGGCAAGAGGTCGGGATGCTGCCAGACGGCGTCGCGGGCGTCGGCGCCGACGGCATCGGTCAGCTTCTCCCACAGCACCGCGGCCTCCCGCAGCTTGCGCGGCCGCAACTCCAGGCCCACCAGCGTGGCGAAGGTCTGCTCGGCCGGGCCGCCGGTGGCCCGGCGCCGGCGCAGCATCTCCGACAGCGCCGCGGTACCGGGGATCCGGTCACCCAGCGCGGCGGTCACCACGGTCTGCACCCAGCCCTCGATGAGGGCGAGCAGGGTTTCCAGCCGCTCCAGCGCGGCGACCTGTTCGGGGGTGGCCTTCGGTTCGAAGATGCCCTGGTTCAGCAGTTGTTCCATGGCGGCCGGGTCGGCCAGCGCGGCCGGGTTGATACCGCTGGCCAGATCCTCGATCCCGCTCATGTCGATCTTCATGCCCTTGGCGAACGCCTCGACGGCGCTGAGCAACTGGCTCGACAGCCACGGGACGTGGCTGAACAGCCGGTGGTGGGCGGCCTCGCGGGCGGCCAGGAAGGTCAGCACCTCGCTGCGCGGCTGCTCCAGGCCTTCCGACAGGCTCTCGACGGCTTCGGGCAGCAGCGCCGCCACGCCCTTGGGCCCCAACGGCAGGCCGATGTCGGTGGAGGTCAGCACCTCCTTGGACAGCTTGCCCAGCGCCTGGCCGAGCTGGCTGCCGAAGGCCATGCCGCCCATCTGCGACATCATCGCCAGCAGCGGGCCGGCCATGGTCTTGGCTTCCTCGGGCAGCGCCGAGGCCCACACCGTGGAGATCTGCTCGGCGACCGGGTCACACAACCGCTTCCAGGTGCCCAGCGTGTTGTCGATCCAGTCGGTGGGGGTCCACGCCACCGCCTTGGTGGTGCCGGCCGGCAGCGCCGTCACCCCGTCGAGCCAGGTCTCGGCCAGGTGCACGGCGTCGGCGATCGCGGTGCCGGTCTTCTCCGAGACCGGGGCGACGAATCCGATCGAGCTGGACGCCAGCTGACGGGCCAGGTCGTAGTTGACCGGACCGGCCTGCTGGCCGGTGTTCATCACATTGCCTGCGCCGCTGAACATTTCGCCGAGCTTGGTGAAGATCTGGCCCAGATCGGCCATATCGAAGCCCGCACCGCCCAGCCCGAACGGGTCCGAGCCCGATCCCGGGCCGGGGTTTTCTTTGCGCTTGTCACGCTCGGGGTCGTCCCCGCTGGAGAAGCCGAAGGGCAGGTCAGCCATGACTTCAACGGTACTCACCCCCGGCGGCGCGGGTGGGGCCGCGGGTCACGCTGTGGGTGAACGCGCTCTACTGTGGGCGGCGTGAACAGGCGGATTATGACGCTGGTGGTGGCGCTGGTGCCGATCGTGGCGTTCGGTGTGCTGCTGTCGTTGGTGACGGTCCCATACGTGTCGCTGGGCCCCGGGCCGACGTTCAACACCCTCGGTGAGGTGGACGGCAAGCAGGTCGTCGACATCAAGAGCACCGATGGCACCGGCGGCTCGATCGTCCACCCCACCTCGGGCCACCTGAACATGACCACGGTGTCCCAGCGCGACGGCCTGACCCTGGGCGAGGCCTTGGCGCTCTGGATGTCCGGACGCGACCAGCTGGTGCCGCGCGATCTGGTGTATCCGCCGGACAAGTCCAAGGACGAGATCGATAAGGCCAACACCAACGAGTTCAAGTCCTCGGAGGACAACGCCGAATACGCCGCGCTGTCCTTCCTGAAATACCCCAAGGCGGTGACCGTGGAGTCGGTGACCGACCCCGGCCCGTCGGCGGGCAAGCTGCAGGACGGCGACGCCATCGACATGGTCAACAACGTCGCGGTACCCGATATGGCGGCCTTCCAGGCGATCGTCAAGGCCACCAAGCCCGGCGAACAGATGGTCATCGACTACCGCCGGAAGAACCAGCCCGCCGGCACCGTCACCATCACACTGGGTTCCAATCCCGACCGCCCGCACGGGTTCCTCGGCATCGGGGTGCTGGACGCGCCGTGGGCGCCGTTCGACATCGAGTTCAACCTCGCCAATATCGGCGGCCCCTCGGCCGGGCTGATGTTCAGTCTCGCCGTCGTCGACAAGCTCACCACCGGCGACCTCAACGGTGGCAAGTTCGTCGCCGGCACCGGCACCATCAGCGCCGACGGCGCGGTCGGCCCGATCGGTGGCATCACGCACAAGATGATGGCCGCCCAGGACGCCGGTGCCACCGTGTTCCTGGTGCCCGCCGACAACTGCGACGAGGCGTTGACGGCCCGCGATGATCGGCTGCAGCTGGTCAAGGTGGACACCCTGACCGCTGCTGTGGACGCCCTGCACACCATTTCTGCCGGCGGCGAACCACCCCGATGCTGAGAATGCGCTTGGCAGGCCATGCGTAGAGTTGGTGCAGTTGAGGCCCCAGACGTGCCGGCGGCCACGGACCAGGAGTGGAGTTGACGAGTGGGTATGCGGCCCGCGGCGCGAATGCCGAAGCTGACACGACGTAGCCGGATCCTCATCGCGGTGGCCCTGGCCGTCGTCTTACTGCTGTTGGTGGGGCCACGGCTGATCGACACCTACGTCGACTGGCTCTGGTTCGGCGAACTGGGCTACCGGTCGGTGTTCACCACCCGGCTGTTCACCGAGATCGTGCTGGCCCTGGTGGCCGCGGTGGTCATCGGTGCCCTGGTGTTCGCCGGGATGACGCTGGCCTACCGGACGCGGCCGGTGTTCGTACCCACCAACGGGCCCAACGACCCGATCGCGCGGTACCGCACCACGGTGATGAGCCGGCTGCGACTGTTCGGTATCGGCATCCCGGTGCTCATCGGTCTGGCCGCGGGCGCGTTCGCCTGGAACTCCTGGACCACGGTGCAGTTGTTCCTGCACGGCGGCGATTTCGGGGTCACCGATCCGCAGTTCGGCCGCGACCTCGGTTTCTACGCCTTCGACCTGCCGTTCTACCGGTGGGTGCTGAGCTTCCTGTTCTTCGGCGTGTTCTTGGCCTTTCTGGCAAACCTGGTGGGGCACTACCTGTTCGGCGGGATCCGGCTGTCCGGACGCACCGGTGCACTCAGCCGGGCGGCGCGCATCCAGCTGGTGTCGCTGGCCGGCACCCTGGTGTTGTTCAAGGCGGCGGCCTACTGGCTGGACCGTTATGAGCTGCTGAGCAATACCCGCGGCGGCAAACCGTTCACCGGCGCCGGCTACACCGATATCAACGCGGTGCTGCCGGCCAAGCTGATCCTGCTCGCCATCGCGTTGATCTGCGCGGCCGCGGTGTTCTCCGCGCTGGTATTGCGCGACCTGCGGATCCCCGCCATCGGCCTGGTGCTGCTGCTGCTGTCCTCGTTGATCGTCGGCGCGGGCTGGCCCATGATCGTCGAGCAGTTCAGCGTCA is a genomic window containing:
- a CDS encoding cyclodehydratase; this translates as MRRYLLNPSMPVLLRPDDTVQVGWDPRRAVVVHPPAGIGAAALATLLRGMQAAVTRAELSERAARLGVPESALSDLLDALRQAGVLTAGRPAARTVTIRIHGRGPLSDLLTGALRCSGNRVTQSSRPHAVVSTDHADLVLLTDALVADPRVVRDLHAAALPHLPVRIRDGTGLVGPLVIPGVTSCLACADRHRRDRDAAWPAVAAQLRHTVGAADRATLMGTAALALNQVDRVVSAMRSGESDALDAPEPPMTLDTTLEFDVGSGSVLARRWSRHPGCPC
- a CDS encoding zinc-dependent metalloprotease → MADLPFGFSSGDDPERDKRKENPGPGSGSDPFGLGGAGFDMADLGQIFTKLGEMFSGAGNVMNTGQQAGPVNYDLARQLASSSIGFVAPVSEKTGTAIADAVHLAETWLDGVTALPAGTTKAVAWTPTDWIDNTLGTWKRLCDPVAEQISTVWASALPEEAKTMAGPLLAMMSQMGGMAFGSQLGQALGKLSKEVLTSTDIGLPLGPKGVAALLPEAVESLSEGLEQPRSEVLTFLAAREAAHHRLFSHVPWLSSQLLSAVEAFAKGMKIDMSGIEDLASGINPAALADPAAMEQLLNQGIFEPKATPEQVAALERLETLLALIEGWVQTVVTAALGDRIPGTAALSEMLRRRRATGGPAEQTFATLVGLELRPRKLREAAVLWEKLTDAVGADARDAVWQHPDLLPGADDLDEPAAFIDRAIGGDTSGIDQALAELEDDGEPGSDGPVDN
- a CDS encoding YlbL family protein, translating into MNRRIMTLVVALVPIVAFGVLLSLVTVPYVSLGPGPTFNTLGEVDGKQVVDIKSTDGTGGSIVHPTSGHLNMTTVSQRDGLTLGEALALWMSGRDQLVPRDLVYPPDKSKDEIDKANTNEFKSSEDNAEYAALSFLKYPKAVTVESVTDPGPSAGKLQDGDAIDMVNNVAVPDMAAFQAIVKATKPGEQMVIDYRRKNQPAGTVTITLGSNPDRPHGFLGIGVLDAPWAPFDIEFNLANIGGPSAGLMFSLAVVDKLTTGDLNGGKFVAGTGTISADGAVGPIGGITHKMMAAQDAGATVFLVPADNCDEALTARDDRLQLVKVDTLTAAVDALHTISAGGEPPRC
- a CDS encoding macrolide-binding ATPase MABP-1; translation: MDDGHVADIKRGSVARNAKLATLPVGFAGRAALGIGKRLTGKSKDEVTAELMDKAAQQLFTVLGELKGGAMKVGQALSVMEAAIPEQYGKPYREALTKLQREAPPLPAAKVHRVLDAQLGTKWRDRFASFDDTPVASASIGQVHKAIWSDGREVAVKIQYPGADEALRADLKTIQRLVGVFKQLAPGADVQGVVDELIQRTEMELDYRLEADNQRAFAKAYENDPHFAVPHIVASAPKVVIAEWMDGIPMSVIIREGTPEQRDLMGTRLTELTFGAPKRLEMMHGDAHPGNFMLLPDGRMGVIDFGAVAPLPGGFPVALGTTIRLARDKNYDEALPAMEAAGFIQKGQQVSAQEVDDMLRQYVQPIEVDVFHYNRRWLQKMAAGQMDNSVAQIKMARQLDLPAQLAIPLRVIASTIAICCQLDAHVPVKAIATELVPGFADDAAA